The region AATTTCCCAACCTGTTAATGTTCTATGCCCAGAGTGCCCCCGGTCGCAGTTTAGATGAACTTAGCCAAGCGTTACATGGGGAAATTGAACGGCTAAAAACGGAGCCTGTGACCCAGGAAGAACTGGAACGGGCCCAAAATTTACTGCAAATTTCTGCTCTGCAATCCCTTAATTCCAATATGGGCATGGCCCAACTGTTAGTGAAATATAACGTCCGCACGGGGGATTGGCGCAATCTCTTTGCCCAGCTAGGGGCGATCGCCGCTGTGACTCCGGAGGACATTCAACGGGTGGCCCAAGAAACTTTCCGCCCGGAGAACAGTATCATCGGTCGAATTTTGCCGGAATCTACAAACCCATGATTCCCTTAGAGCATCCAATTTTGCTGGCAAGCTTTGCCCATATCGACCGTTCTGTGGGGGGCCATAATCTTTCTGGCCAGGAATATGCCATTGCTCGTCGGGTGATCCACAGCACCGCCGACTTTGATTTTCTCCACCTGATCCGTTTTACCCCGGCTTTAGCCAAGGCTGAATTTGATCCAGATTTGCTGGCCAATCGGGCGATCACCAGGGGGATGGAGAGTTTACGGAATGGTCAGACCATTGTGGTGGATGTGAATATGGTCAAACAGGGCATTCAAGGTTTAGTGCAACGCACTTTCCAGAACCCCATCCAAACGGCGATTGATTTTGCCCCCACAGCCGCCCCTGGCAAAACCCGCACTGAAACTGGCATGGACCACTGTATTGCCCAATTTCCAGAAGCTATCTACGTTGTTGGCAATGCTCCCACCGCTCTTTTAACCCTCTCTCAGGCGATCGCCGTCGGTGAGGCCAGACCAGCCTTAGTGATCGGAGTGCCGGTGGGCTTCATTGGGGTGCTAGAAGCCAAAGAAGCGTTATCTACCTTGCCCTGTCCCCAAATTAGGGTGGAAGGCAATAAGGGCGGTTCCCCTGTGGCCGCTGGCATTATCAATGCGTTACTGATGTTGGCCTGGCAAGAAACCTGAAGAAAGTCCCCCCATAATTGGGGGGCCAGGGGGACGCTTCCAGCCGGCTCCTAGAGAATTTTTCGGCCCGTTAGGATACCCCGCACTTCTAACATGGCAGTATAGGTGGGGATAATATGGAGAGTCTCTTCGGCCGGGGTGAGTTCCAAGGCAATTTGCACCGCTTTTTCAAGATTCTCCTCCAAAATCAGCCTTGCGGTCTGCCTATCCCACGGCTCCTCACCCTGGCTAGGTTGCACTAAATTTTCCTGGCTATATTGCAAACGCAGGGCCATGTCATAAAGGCGATCGCCACTAACAATAAAAGTACCCCCGGAAGCCACCAGAGGTTCCGTATCCACATCCCAAATCCAAGAAACATCGGTGCCATCGGCAATGCGGTCATTGAGCACCAACAGGGTAGTGGAGCATTGTCCCTGCAGTTTAAGGTCATTGACGGCCCGAATAGTTTCATTTAAGCCCACCGGATTTTTTGACAGGAGAATGCGGACATGTTTGCCCTCCACGTCTAACTCCTCTGCCCGACCAAAAGCCGCCTTGAAACTGCGGATGTTGTTGAAAATTTTCTCTGTGTTGATGCCCAACTGTTGAGCTACCAGACCGGCGGCCAGGGTGTTGTATTTGTTATAAACACCGATGAGAATTTGCGGCCATTCACTGCTATGGAAAGCAGGCTGGCTTTTGTGAAATCCACAGCTAGGACATTGAAAATCCCCCAAATGAGAAAGGTAAACCCCTTGATAATCTAGGGACGTACCGCACTGGGGACAGTAAATGGAATCCACCGCATGGGGAATTTCCTCCAGATATAAATCTGGTTCGCTCAAGCCAAAGTAACAAACCTGTTGGGCCAACTTTTGCCCCAGATGGGAAAGGGTGGGATCATCGGCATTGACAGCAATGATGGTATCTTCCGCCAGGGAGGCGATCGCCTTTTGCCAGCGCTGACTAATGCTATCCACTTCCCCATAGCGGTCTAGTTGATCCCGGAAAAGATTCAAGGCCAAAATTGCCCTGGGTTGACAATCTTTTAGCACCAAAGGAAGCACATTTTCATCCACTTCCAAAATGGCAAAATCGGTGGATAAACGCCCAAATAGGTTGGCATCGGCCAGCAGAGCAGTAATTAAACCATTGATTAAGTTGGCGCCGGTGGCATTGTGGGTCACCCGATAACCCTGGTCCACCAAAATTTTCCGTAACAGCAATGAGGTGGTGGTTTTGCCATTGGTACCCACCACTAAAATCACCCCTTGGGACACTTGTTGAGCTAACAGCCCCAGCATCTTGGGATGTAAACGACGGGCAATCTCCCCCGGTAACACACTGGCAGCCCCCAGCCGAAGAGCTTTAACCACGGCCGTAACAATCTTGGCCACCCCCACTGCAATACCGAGGCGTATCCCATCGGCGATCGAAAGATTACTCATGAATATCTAAGAAAAATAAACTGCCCCCAAGCAACAGTAAGAAAATCAATCTCTACCGTATTTGTTCAAGATTACCGCTGAAGATTACCCCATCGGCGTGGAGCGGGGTAAAAAGCCGGGTAAATCAATGGGGCGACGGGAAGGTTTTGGCTCCTTAACTGCAAAACTGAGTCGGTCAATGGCGGAGATGGGGGCAACGGTTTTAGCCGGCTCCAAGGGAGGGGAGCAAGGAACTTCTTCTGCTTGATTCTTTTGCTCTTTTTGCTCCTTCTTGCTTACCGATGGCCGGTTAGCAGGTTCTCTATCCGGGGAAGGGGAAAAGTTTACCAAGCCCGGTGTTAGGTCGGCCACAGGAGCACTGGGCGGTTCATTGTTCACACTGGAGAATGAAGCTAACACATCACCGACGCTGGCCCAGGGTTTCACTTCCTTGGACTGGGCCGTCACCTTGGCCACCACCTCACCCACATCCTCTGAGGGAAGCAGATCGGGTTGGGCCAGGTATTGTTCTAGGGCAGACTTATATTGGAGGGTGTAGCGTTGTTGCCGTTGCAGACGGGCACTTAGTTCCTGGAGTTGTTGCTCAAAGCGGGCTACTTCCGAGTCATGGCGGCCGATCTGCCCTTTTAATTGTTCATTTTCCGCCTTCAAACTATTAACCTCGGTGCGAAGTCCTTGAATTTCTATCTCATTGGTATTACTGCTATTGCTATGCTCCCCACTGTGCAACTGATTTTGTTGGGCAATGATCAAATCCTGGCTGGCGGCCAATTGTTCCGTCAGGGTTTCCACCTGTAACTGTTGTTGCTTACAAGCTTCTTGGTAAACTTGCAGTTCCGCCACCGTATGGGCTAATTGTTCTTGGGCCTGGGTGAGGGAGATCGCCTGGTCTTGAATTAAATTTTCGGCACTGGAAGCCCGACGCTGGTGCCCCAGGAGTTCCTGTTCCGTGGAAGCTAGACGATTTCCCAGACTAATAACCTGCTCCTGTAAGGCTTCATGGGCCCGAAGAAAGGGTGGAATTAGGGTCACAGGGTTGTGGTCGTCCACCTCTTCGTACTGCAAATCGTCTCCCTCAAACATAACGGACGTTTCCTGCTCCAAGAGGGTCATTTCCTGCAGGGCCGCTTCCCCAGCTACTTCTGTTTCCACGAGCATTTCTTCTAACATTTCGATGCCGTCTAGTATGGTGCCCAAGTGCTCCTGGTCAGAGGGATTTGCCTGCGCCTGCACCTCTCCGCTTATCCCATTGAATAGTAGGGCCAGTTCTTCGGCGTTGACGTCCGCCGTGCCATTATTGTCAGGCTCAGGGAAAAAAGACAAGAAATCGGAATTATTCATAAAACTTAGGGCTGGGGGAAAGCAGAAGACAATGGCTATGGGCCGGGGGTAAGCCGTCACTGCCTATTGAAGATGGCTCGACTCCGGTTTAAGTTTCCAAGGCTGGGCATAAATTAGCCAGATTTGCTCAATTTTGCACAATTTGCATACTCAAGTCTAACCAGGGGGAACGGGTGATGGGGGCACTGCTGGAGATAAAGTCCACCCCAGTGCTGGCGATCGCCGTGAGATTGGCCAGGGTAACGTTGCCGGAAGCTTCAATGCGAATGAGGGGATTGGCTTGGCGGATTAATTTGACCGCAGTGGCCATGGTTTCAGTGTCCATGTTATCCAGCATGATAATTTCCACCTGGGCGGCGATCGCCTCTTCTACTTCCCCCAAGTTGCTGGTTTCCACCTCAATGGCCAGGGGATAGGGCAAATTTTGCCGTAGGGTCTGCACTGCTTTAGTAATGCTTCCCGCCGCTTGAATATGGTTATCCTTGACCATCACAGCATCATCCAAGCCGAGGCGATGGTTCATGGCTCCCCCCAAACGACTGGCATATTTTTCCAATACCCTCAAGCCTGGGGTGGTTTTTCTAGTGTCCACAAAACGGGTGGGATAGTCGGCAATCGCCTGGACGTATTGTCTGGTCATAGTGGCAATGCCGCTCAAACCCATTACCAAATTAAGGGCCACCCTTTCCCCAGTCAGTAAACTGCCCAAATCTCCGGCCATGGTGGCCACCACAGTGCCTGCCGTTACCGTTTGCCCCTCCCCAACTAAAACTTGGAACTCTATGGAGGGATCCAAAAGCTGAAAAATCCGAGCGGCCATGGGTAATCCCGCCATCGCGCCATTTTCCTTCGCCACCCAGCGGGCCTGGCCCCGATGCTGTAAACCAAGACCCTGGGTAGACCAATCTCCCCGGCCAATGTCCTCTGCCAACCATTGCTGGAGCCAAGGGTCAATAATTATCCAGGGGGGTAAACAGGTCATGGGGGCTGGGTTGATCACCAAAATTCACGCCAATATTTATTTAACATTGTCCCTAAATTAAGGCCAATCTAGCGTTGGGCAATGTCAACCAAAGCTTCTTGAATTAATTGCTCAGTGACACCATGGCGCTTCAGGCTAGCAATCAACGCCAACACCGTGTCATTTTCTAAGAGTTCCAAGTCGGCCCGTAAACCTTGCCCAATATAAGCTCTTGCTAGAGGTTGATGACCAAAAAAGCCAAGGGAAGGTGCAACTCTCTTCAAATCTTCCATTACGTCTTCTGGTATGCGGACTGTAATGGTCGTCATGGGACGATTTTTGTCTACCCGCTTCTTTAATGTCTCAGCCTTCATAAAGATTTCTCTCCTCACGTGTCGCTTTGCGGGCTGAAATGATTCTTATAGTGTCATTCTCGCGTTCAATGAAAACAACATACAACAAGTTCCAACGTCGATCTAAGCCAATCACAGAATCCCTTGCTTCATTAATTGCGACTGACATCAACTACCACAAGCATAGGGTCAAAGAAAGCTTCTACGGCTTGCTCAAAAGTAATTCCATCATGTTTGAGTGGGTTAATTCTTGCTTTCTCATCATTCCAAATAAATTGAATGCCGTTAAAGCAGAAGTTGACATCCATTGCCAATGTTTTAGTTAGGGCAGACTTAAATTCTCATCAAAAATTCTGGTCTTGGATGTCCGATCGCCCTTGGAGAGCATTGGCCGGATAGACCAATAGCGTATTACCACTGCGCCCCACCACATAAACCTTT is a window of Synechocystis sp. PCC 7338 DNA encoding:
- a CDS encoding cobalt-precorrin-8X methylmutase, with product MIPLEHPILLASFAHIDRSVGGHNLSGQEYAIARRVIHSTADFDFLHLIRFTPALAKAEFDPDLLANRAITRGMESLRNGQTIVVDVNMVKQGIQGLVQRTFQNPIQTAIDFAPTAAPGKTRTETGMDHCIAQFPEAIYVVGNAPTALLTLSQAIAVGEARPALVIGVPVGFIGVLEAKEALSTLPCPQIRVEGNKGGSPVAAGIINALLMLAWQET
- a CDS encoding BrnT family toxin, which gives rise to MSVAINEARDSVIGLDRRWNLLYVVFIERENDTIRIISARKATREERNLYEG
- the nadC gene encoding carboxylating nicotinate-nucleotide diphosphorylase: MTCLPPWIIIDPWLQQWLAEDIGRGDWSTQGLGLQHRGQARWVAKENGAMAGLPMAARIFQLLDPSIEFQVLVGEGQTVTAGTVVATMAGDLGSLLTGERVALNLVMGLSGIATMTRQYVQAIADYPTRFVDTRKTTPGLRVLEKYASRLGGAMNHRLGLDDAVMVKDNHIQAAGSITKAVQTLRQNLPYPLAIEVETSNLGEVEEAIAAQVEIIMLDNMDTETMATAVKLIRQANPLIRIEASGNVTLANLTAIASTGVDFISSSAPITRSPWLDLSMQIVQN
- a CDS encoding Mur ligase family protein; translation: MSNLSIADGIRLGIAVGVAKIVTAVVKALRLGAASVLPGEIARRLHPKMLGLLAQQVSQGVILVVGTNGKTTTSLLLRKILVDQGYRVTHNATGANLINGLITALLADANLFGRLSTDFAILEVDENVLPLVLKDCQPRAILALNLFRDQLDRYGEVDSISQRWQKAIASLAEDTIIAVNADDPTLSHLGQKLAQQVCYFGLSEPDLYLEEIPHAVDSIYCPQCGTSLDYQGVYLSHLGDFQCPSCGFHKSQPAFHSSEWPQILIGVYNKYNTLAAGLVAQQLGINTEKIFNNIRSFKAAFGRAEELDVEGKHVRILLSKNPVGLNETIRAVNDLKLQGQCSTTLLVLNDRIADGTDVSWIWDVDTEPLVASGGTFIVSGDRLYDMALRLQYSQENLVQPSQGEEPWDRQTARLILEENLEKAVQIALELTPAEETLHIIPTYTAMLEVRGILTGRKIL